The DNA segment ATAAATGGTCCATCGACACTTGGAATGCATGGCCTGCTGCCTTCTCAGACAGTTCAGCTTGTTGGTTTACACAAAAATGCAAGCAATCCATGTGACGATATAGGGAAGATCCAAAGGATCGCTTTACCTGGAAATCATCAAGTGAATTTGCATCAGGGGATGCCCAGGAATTCAGAGTTAGAGCAATTTCAACAACCTTTGTTAATGCAGGAAACAAAAGACCATTTGCCTGCGAGCTTATATGGCAGTGGGCTTGCATCTGGTCCTTGCAGTGGTTCTTTTCCTAATGTTCCTGACAATGCTCTGTTACTGCAAGAAAATAAGCAGCGCAATCAACCTGGAGGATTAGGCAAACCTTCATCAGTTAGAATGTCTTCCTCAAGCTCAGAGCTTTATAAGATTGATCTTCCAGATGTTTCACAGTTTCCTAATATCACTGATAGATGCAATGACTCATGGCAGGGTGCTGTTGGATCAACCGACTATTCTGCCAATACACTGCATATCTCTCTTAGTCATAATGATTTTTCTCCTGGAAATATTGGAGGAAAATTTTCTTCAATGAATTCACATGCAGCCACCAAAGCTCTTGATGAATCTCCAAGAGTTGCAGCTGGTAGTGGTGGACAAAACCGAGTTCGTCCACTTAATGAGAACACAATAGCTATGCCTGCAGGTGTTAACAAGGATCCCAAGTTCTCAAACTTCAATGTAATAGGCAACTCTGGACAGAAATGGGATTATACCTTTAATTCAAATGTCATTTCAAGTACTTCATCAAATTCTTTGTTGCCCAATCTTCGGATTACTGATGCAGCTACTCAGTGTCAGACACCAGGAAGTGTCTTTTCCAACAAAAGGTTGGATGTTGATGCAATAGGCCAAGTACATTTTGGTCCTCCGCTGGTCACACAGAATTGCATCATTGATAAGTCAACTGGTGATAGTCAGCTGAACTTTAGGAGTGAATATGCACTGGAGACGGCGAGTCTGCAGAGTGGTCTAAATTCTGACGGTTGCAGTTTCGATGATCTTGTGAATGCTATGATTAAGACAGTATGGCTCTTTCCCCTTTCTCCTTTCAGTCAATCTTTTATGTTACTCTTTGTTCATCTTTCTGATATTGCTACTACAACAGTTAGATTAATTAGGTGAAAGGATCTTTATGGTCAGGTCAAGCCCTAGAATATCTCAACTCTATAAAAAAGAATAGCAAACTGATGCTGAAGCGCCCTCTTTATAACAATTTCTAATCTTGTGGTTATGAAATTTGGGTTCTGTCATTTTGCATGCCTACTCTTATGATGTAAACTATATCTAAAGTATTCTTAAtcttaaaatttgctcattggaaTTTGGCAGTAATGACATTGAGAAGTCCTGTGCTATCTCTATTGCCTGTTCACAATGTTTCTCTCCGTTTTCTATCTTATTCATTTCGTATTCATATTTTTAAACCTAGAGAACTAGCTTTCAATAAAAGTTGCCCTATTCTTTGCTTTGTTTGTGATACTGATCGATTGATATCTGTGACCAAAAGGTGGATGTTGCTCATTATTCTTTGGGTTAAATGACCATGTTGGCACACCTCTTCCACGGCTTTGTCATTCCACTACCCATTCTCGTGATAGATATGCAATAATATGTGGTCACTGTGTGGTTACTTTCAAGGACATTGAGACAAAGGCAATTATTACATTGAACATTATGATATCTGAATAATTAGATATTCAAAATTGGAATATGGTGTGGGATGATAGGTCAATATTATTGAAGGCTGATTTCCAGATGGATCTGTGTTCTTTATCAAAAAGGGTACCGGCATCACTAGGGTCAATTCTGATGTCAAAGCCAGACCATGATACTGAATTGTGTTAAGGCCTGTAAATTGCTTATTCTGTATCTACCAGAATACTAAACATTGCAAATGAGGCAAATGCTGCTCTACCTTCCTAAATTTAGGCCACTTCTCATTTGTTGAGAAAAACAGATGCAGATACATCCTGACCACTTTCTCATACTGCAGTACCTGCTGCACCCCACGATTGGGGGATTAAAATATAAGCTTTGTTGACATAGAAACTTAGTCATGTTCTGTGATTTTGATTCTTAATAACATTGTTCCGGTTGTAAGTATCTTGATTGAACAGTTGTTGCTACTGGGTGCTACCATGTTTTTCTTCTTATGCATCAAACAGTTGTTGCTACTGGGTGCTACCATGTTTTTCTTCTTATGCATCAAACTTTATGATAAAAGAAAACGAGCGACTCCGTAGACATGGTATGACTATACTCCATGTTGTTCATCAAAACCAATTTCATCgttatttttttcctttgaaaCCTTTTTTATGTTTGACTTATGGATAACTACGGATTGTGTAGCGCATTGTATCCATGTTATTTTCAGTGTTAAGATCCTCCCGCTTGTCTAATTTCGTTGTTATGTCGACTGTCAGGAGCATGAGGAGGTTGCTTTCACCGACATGGACTTGGGGTGTGATGCCTACTCTTTAGGCACTTGCATGTGAAAATTTGGGCAAACTGCCTTCATCGGTCGGACTCAAAATTAGCATTATAATGCTTTTCGCCCTCGACCTTGTTTGTTTTTGCTAGAATGATGAACAAGAGTGTAGACTAGGAATGGTGGAATGGGTGATTTATCATGTAGAATTTTGCACTATACAAAGCTTTATTCTGGCTTTGGCTTCATGATGCTTTGAAGTCTCATCTGTTTGAGCTGATTGATCCCCATTGTGGCCTATCCAATGGGCATGAAATCAAAGTACAGTCACCGAGTACTGAAGACCTCCCTCCCTGCTGCAGGTATGCGTTCATGGCAGATGAACATGTTTGGGATTGTGCTCTTCACTCTCATCACTTGCGTTTTTCATCATCTGGCTTGACCAATGCTGATCGTAGCATTGAATATCTTTTGTCTTGAATTGGTATACTCGGATTCAAATTCTGATTTTTAATAGaaaaattcaaagaaaaaaagGTTTTGATGTTTTGGTTTTAATTGCTCATCTGTCAATATCCATAAAAGTAATTATTCTAGAAATTTAAATGTATCGCTAAATTGTACTAACATTGAATATAATATAATAGAATATCGGTATTGCTTAATCTTTTTGTAGTAATTTGTTGACTTATATCCATTTTCCTCGTTAGTATTGATAGGAACATGGTGGTGGTCAATCACCATTCGATAATTATTATCATGCGAAGATTGACGCAGATAAAAGAAAGGAAGATCGTTAAGGGCTATCTTTTTCTTGTCGTCGATACGAACACCTCGAATACTCTTCCATCCTCGATATTGAAATCATCTTTAAACGACCTCAAATACCCTCGGGTTTGGATCATTGAGTATAATATTAATAAAagatttaataataaattttaattcctAAGAAAAATTTCACACGACAATCTCAAATCTTGACCGTTGACCATAGACCAAGCCGCACGTGGTTTGACTCGGTTTCTTTTCTCGTATCTATGTCAAATAAGAGTGACGATTCCATGTTCGAACACAGGGATTGGTCTCATTTGCTGCTTAATCTTTATCTTTTTCTGTGTATGGATGTATAAGATTGAGCTTAAATTCGGTTGATCTGGAACTCGAATCTTTGATTATCGACTCGACAACATCAATCTCAGAATCAAACTTCTTCTCCTGCTAACAAAAGATTCCTATTTACAGGAACAAGGGCTGTTACTTGGGAGGAGATGACCGGAGCATCCTGCCGGAGATGGCAGCGGCCAGAGTAGCCTTGAAGACCGGATCGTTCGTCAGCGTCGCAGCCATTTGCTCCACCAGTCCCGCATGCAGATCCGGCGACTCGGCCTCCTGCGGTCGCCTCGTCGACGGTGCGGGAGATTGGCTGGTGACCGAGCTGCTGCGGCCCGACGCTTGTTGAGCTCGAGGATGAGGAGCCCGGCCATGGTTGTGCTCGCCCTCGTAGGTGGCAACCAACAACGACGGGTCCTCTGCGCTTCGTTGGACCTGCGAGACAATAGATAGCAAGAAGCTGGATCAGTTCGTGGGTTCCGTGGATGAAGGAGCTGTTGCTCGATCGGTGGTTCGGTTACCTTCTTCTTGACAGGGCAAGCTGGAGCAAAAGAGCATCTGAAGTACGCTCTCGGGCACGGGTTATCTCTGGTAATCTTCTGGCCATATTTCCTCCACTGATACCCATCTTTCACGATCTGAGAACAGCACAGAGATCTGTAAATAACAAGTGATTTGGGCAGGAATCGAAGGAAAAGATCGTGGTGAACTCACGAGGCTCGAATCGGACGGATCAGTGCGAACGTGCAGCTTCGAAACTTTGGGCTTATTCTCTTCCTTGACTCGCTTGAACGAATCCTCACTCGACGTGCTCTCCGCCTCGTTCCTGATGCAGTTCGTGCCAAGActagcggcggcggcggggacgGGGGCGGGGGCGGGGGAGAAGGAATCGAGGGTGTGTCTATTCCTCTTCGTCCCGGGAGAGACGGACGCGCCCTCGGACGAGGCCTTGGATATCAGATCAGCCATCTGGCTGCGGAGGGTGCCGTAGCTCGCCGCCATGGCCGCGAGCTTCTCCTTGAGCCGCTTGTTCTCCTGGGTCACGCGGTCCAGCTCGGCCTCCAGCGCCCTCACCTGGTCCAAGACAGTCGACATCAGATCTCTACGCACCACATACCGTAATCGTGGCCGAGGTCGCAAGCTCACCTCTTTCCCGTCGTCTTCTTCGACGGAGAGCTTGCCGTCGCCGACGTGGAGACCGAGATCGAGGGAAGGAGCATTGAGCCATGCGGCCAGGTCCATGCTCAGCTTAAAGGCCGCTGCGAGGAGGAAGAGGCGTATGAGGGGAAGGGGAGGAGTCGAGACCGGAGGCTATGTAAAGAGGGAGGAAGGAGAAGCACACGGTCAGAGACCGGAGGGAGTTGGGAATGTCGGCCGCCGTCAGGAGAAGTCAAGGTGGCATGCAGCCCTCAAAAGTTGACATTTTGGGCGACTTGTTGACCTCCCCGACCGGGTGGGTGCTTCCTATGTGGTGCTGCGTGACAGGGCCGTTGGGTTTGGAATCCAATCGTATTCCCAATTGAAAGCTGGACACTGAGGGGGCCCCGTTTCCGCCTTCTTATGCAACTTGTCGGGCCCACAAAGAGACAGCGTTGGGTGGTCCATCGGAGTCTCTCATCGACCAGATAATGCTGACACGtagattattattgttgtttccaCAAAAATGCACCAACACTTCGCGTCACGCGGAGGCATTCGGTGGGTCCGTGTGACCGATCGTCACACGTGTTACACGAAATGTGAGTAAAGAAAGATAACGTAGTCGGTGTAGGACTGTCACGTGCTGCTTCGCTTCTTTTCCCTCGTtcctttattgttattattaataTATACTTTGTGGGTGGCGGTGGAACACTGGACGAAGTCAAGGAGAAGTTGTTGGAAAAAGAGACACGTGGTGAAGGTCAGCAGCCGGTCAAAATCAAGGACATGTGGATTAGGGCACGTGCGGATTGATGGTTTCTCGGAAATGAGGGGGAAAAAAGGAGAGATGTGGATTCTTTCCCACTTTAGGATTGTGAGAAAAGACTATTATTGCATGAATTAGGAGTTTTTCCTCACATAATTTGAATTATTATTTCAATAATATCTTTCACTTGTGTTAAGGGGTATAAGTATCCgagttttaaaattttaaatgatattcgaatgttttaatatcaaatttgATCATAAAGTTGATGATCTAAACTAATTTATTTTTTCGAACTCAATCCTGAAATCTTAAATCGATCTCCCTGAGAGAGTTTACTAAATCCGAATTTCTtccaacttgaacataaaaaaaattatgagatagtttaaaatgaatataaaaaaaattcaataatcAACTATCATATTTGGGAATATAAGCGATATTATTGGTCATATAAATCAAGTTGACATGGCTTGTAATTGATCAGGACGATTGATAGAAACTAGATTTGAACCATAATGTATGTATGCTATGCTGAATGTCAAATTTAGACATAGTTTGAGCACAAGGgacttttttcttcctttttgtctCACGTGGAAAACGTGTTTCGCTAAAAATGAGTGTGTTCATGGAATAAGTTATTTTTGATCGAATCATCAACAGTTGTAACTTttgattcattcattcattcattcattcacatACAATTCAAGTCAAACACGGATTCCAAAAAACAGAGCCTCTGAATTTAGACTTCGAAACATCAGCTCTAAGTTGATCTATTTTTAAGCAATATAAAATTAAGATATCTGTCAACAACATATTGTTATTTTTCAAACACTATAAAAGaggacgatatatatatatatatatatatatatatatatatatatatatctatttattatgTATTAAAAATAACATTTTGAGTATCTAATCAAATGTTTGAGAAATACAAAAaatgtttttatagaaaaatcGTTTTTTAGTAatgtaaaggaaagaaaaaagcatAAATACGGTAATATTCATAACGGAGAAGCGAAGCACGGACGTCCACCAAACCCTAATCGGAGTTCTGATAATGGATCTCGATCGAGCTCCTTCCGTGGCGTCCTCGCCACTGCTGTTCCTTGTCATCCTCCTTCCGGTCGCCGCCTGGGATGAGGCCACCGCGTCCGATTTTGATCATGTCTACCGTCGCCCCCCCTTCGCCAGCTCCCGGGTCTCCGGTCCAGCAGGAGGAGGAAGAACCGGATCCACCGCCAGGCAACCATGTTAAGCAACTGGCTGATGCTATTTCCAAGGTTTCAACTGAATCTGATCCTGTTGATATTAGCCTGGTTCATCATCATCGCCTGTGCTCAATGCGGATGTGACTGTCACCGGGTTCGCAGGAGAAGGTATTCCCTTTTCCTGGAGACGCCTTCGTTAGTGAATGAAGGTGTCTGTCCTGATACCGTATATGAGGGATCGGATCCGGTTGGACTAGTCAACGCTACGTAATTGGTCTCTGACCGCCGGAGAAATGGGGTGGCATTCATCTGGTACAAGCTCCCGCTTGTTTTGTTGGTCACAAGTATGATGTGCCGGCGAACATGGCAGAGAAAATGATGGTGATTCGGACGGCGAACAACGCTTCCTCAGAATCTTGGCAACCCACGAGGAACCGCTGAAGGTAGTCACTATTTGTTGGAGGAGGTGGATAATTTGGGCCTCTGGATGCTGAAGATAAGGAGTCTCAGGATCTCATCATTGCTGACCCTCCAAATCCCTTGAAGGGTGCTTTGTATAGGCAAGAAAGAAGCTCCATTGCTGAAAGCTGAAAAGGGTGTGCCAGTGACCTTAATTCAAGCTGGGCATGATGCAAAATTTTGCAATCACAACATTGTGGAACATTACCAAGGCTATCTACACTGGTGGACGACAGAGCTACTATGGTTGTGTGAATAACACACACCAGATCAAGTTTACTACCAGTCTTTGTTCGAGCAGAAAACAGGTTGGCAATGTCAGATGGTTGACTGTGGTCTTTCGGACGTAACAGCGTTCTCTTGATCGATCAACTGGTTTCCGTTTTCTGGATCTTATCTGAAGGTCTGCTATCTAGTGCAACTCTACCTGAGAAGTGGATATCTTGCAATCAGATTGGGGAGTGGAATGGCAAAACAATGTTGCATATGTTGGTTGGATAGTGACAATGGGAGACTTGACGAGTGTGCactgaactttcgaaaatttgaCCTTTGTGAGATTTATACAAGAAAATGGACTCATAACGTTTGGGTTTACTCGTCCATTGGCACCTTCATGTGGAATGGCAAAACAATGTTGCATATGTTGGTTGGATAGTGACAATGGGAGACTTGATGAGCGTGCACTGAACTTTTGAAAATTTGACCTTTGTGAGATTTATACAAGAAAATGGAATCATAACGTTTGGGTTTACTCGTCCATTGGCACCTTCATGCAGCAGAAAGAATATTATCAATCCAGCTACTTCTCTAAGAGTTATCTGGATGATGGTTGCCCAATTGTTAGAAGATGATTTAAGAGGAGTATGCATTCTGTCACAAGCAATAGGCCTGTTCTGGGCTGTGCATGGCTTAATGACGTTTGTGGCTCAGGAAATTTTGCTACCTGGGGGAATTTTGGCTGCAAGGTACTTGAGGCATGTAAAGGGTGATGGCTAGTACCAATTACATGTCTACTTACAGTACTCTGAAATAGCTATTATTTGGTGTTTCTTTTGCAGCTGCTGAAATTCGTGGTTTTTATTCAAGTTTAGTGCATCTGAAATTTGGTGTAACTGCCATACTCTTGGCATGTGCACAGCCAATAAATGCATGCGTACAAGCCAAAAGACCAGATGAAGGAGAGATATCTTCAATACAGATAATTTGGGAGTCTTTTTGTGTTATTGTAGGAAGGTCTGCTATCATAGCTGCAGTTGCTGTGCTTATTAGTGGAATGAAGCATTTTGGACATAGGTATGGCACTGAGAATGTTCAAGGACtaactttgtcattaacaaacttTTTGGTTACGTACTTGGAATACATGGAGGCTAAGCGAAGAAGAATAGGTAGGAGCTCTTTTAAAGGCAATTGTTTGCTGTGAAGCACTGACGAAGATGACCTGGTGGATCAGTTGCATTCGGAAAGGATAGTTACTGAAAAGGTCTCAGCCATCTGGAATAATGGTACTGCAGCTTGAATCTCTTAGCAGATAAGGTACAATTTTTTATACTTCAAAGCAAAGTCAAATACTTCTGCTTTGGGTTTCTTTTTCATGTATAGAGAAGATGAAGCCATAATGATTGACTTTGTCTGAGAAGATTATTTCAACGTAAAAACATGTTTGGTTACAGCTTATGAAGCAGGTTAGAAATGATTTAATTTTGTCTTTATTGGTGTTATTGTTTGCACAATGAGAAGGGTTCATGTATCCGATGGAGGATGCCAGCACCTGAGCTAATTTCTTTCCACTCAACCGGTTACATGTTTTTCTTTTATCCTGGTTCTCTGCATAGAATTTCTTCAAGCCTATTTGTTTTGCTTATGCATTTCTTGTGATATACAAAAGTTTGAGTACAAATTCTCAATTAAATGCATCATTATTGTAGTTGcaactttagatttttttttgtttttggtgagaataaaatttaattattttaacatGTTATATTCCAAAGCCAATGTTGCTACATGGGCGAAACAATTTCTAAACACCATGACCGTACCTATTGAGTTTGTTAATGATAAGAACACAGACCGTTCATTTAATCTTTAactatttatcatcaattttgtACTGTTTAAATTACAGTGGCCCTTTGTTTATCACTGATAGATCACTGTATCTATGGATTGTGGGGGATAGATATGTAGCTACTTTGACTTGGTGCTCAGCATGAGAAACTCAAGCAAAAGCTGTGGCTTTCCTCGTATATGTTGCTTAATTAGCAaagaaacaacaacaataaccatGTTTATATCTACATTCAAGTATGCCACTTCATTAATGAAAACCTAACTTTTGTTATTATTCAGTAGAAAATATCGTTTGATATGCTGATTCATTTAATGCAAGGAGCTTGAATGTCATAATTGAATTTTTTTCTATGTTTGGAGGTTTCATGAGTCAAGTTTGTCTATAGTCAGCTTTCTGTCCAATAACGATGGTGTTCTACACCAATAACAATAACGTGATTCATGTTTTATTTTTGGCTATCAAAATGAGAGATAATATCGTTACTTGGTACCTTTGGGTAGGATTTGTTTGTGTGTATATACATCTTGCAATGTTGGGGACCATAACAATACTTAGGCAAGCCTTGTGGTCTAAGACCAATTGGAAGAGAAAAAACATGTACTGTTTGTTGTTCCATTTGAGTGAAGAGCTCTATTATTTGTGGTTTATCTACTTGTAAttcttgtattctttttttaTGTGATTGCTTAGAATAACACCTAGCATCATGCATGAGTTCCTTTATATGCTATTAGAAGTTCTTGATTTTGTCTTTTTGGTCTGGTAGCATTATTTCTAAAAAACTGTTAAGGCAAAATGGTTCTACTCCATTCTTGACAGGTTGATACTCCTCTATGGATTTATTATTTGCTTTGCTTGATTATACTCCATTCCATTATCAACAGGTATGCACTTCTTTTCAGGTTGGAAGTATAATAACACACattttatttctatagatttttttattagtaCCAGAtggtttttttaataataatttcatcTTCCAAAAATGCATAGTCTTATATGGTTATTATGATTGTgactaaaatattgattttttttgcgtacatggattttttttttgtgttaattCAAAACCCTTGAAAAATTTTAAATGTGCTTTGTCGAAAATATGGTATAATTAGAAAACAATATAAGGAATTTCTCACAAAATGATGCATATGATATTTGACTACCTTAATTTCTTTCATAATTTCATTCCTAGGCAGCTACAAGTATATACAAAAGGTTGGCTCATCTAAGCCCACTCCAACATCACATAGTTTGAGCGAGGAGAGACTCAGCAAGCAACATATGGGAGTCATGCAGAAGAGCAGAGCTTCTCATGCTTTACTGCTCGAAAGGCAACACGCAAAAGGGGTCGACAACTGGTAACAACCCGCGTGAAGCTGTTGACCAGCCTTCATAGTTCTTCAAGTGCAGGTCAACAACCCAACGGAAAGAGAGTTCTAAGCATACCAAATTAAGAGAAGAGGGTGAACGATAACAGCTTCGCTTCACCACACTTCAATTACCAACTAATCCTCTCCCAAACCTATGCTAATTAAATCCAATCCCTCCTCTTAGTAAAAAGTCACCGTCCCTGGTCAAACTCCCAACCTCTAACGTCCGTCACTGCCCGCGTCTAATTGCCTGACTTTATCGTAACGGCGGCTTCACGCCGTCAAATTTCATGCCGTCAAGTCTAGTCAAAAAGACCAAAAGGGACCCCCTTTCTCTCCTCTTGAaaacgcctctctctctctctctctctctctctcttctcctcgtcCCGTTACTCACACACACCCCTCCGAGGCTTCGGAGATCGAAACCCTAGGAAGGATCTCGAAGCTTCCATGGCGGAGGAAAAGGCGAGCTTGGCCGGGACGGAGTCGGCCCGGGCGTCGTCGTCCTCCGTTGAGGAGGAACATTCGCTCCCCGATCCTGTGGCCGCGGTGGAAGGGGGTGGCCCTGAGGCATCTCCGTCTCCGTCTCCGTCCCCGGCCAACGCCGACGGCCGGTCGTTCTCGCAGCTCCTCGCGGGGGCCATGGCCTCGCCGGCGGCGAGCCCCCGTCCTGCGCCGATCGTGACTGTCCCGGTTGTCGCCGTCCCGTGCTTCCTGGCCCCGGCCGCGTTGGTCGAGTCGCAGGGATTCTCGGTCGGTGGCTCTGATCTTTTCATTCTCTTCATCTTGCAcacttttttttggggggggattTATTCGGGTTTATAGCGGAATTACGCTCCTTTCGGGTATCTTGCTGTGGATTTTGCTGAATCCGCTGCTTTCTTGATTGTAGCTCTTTGCTTGGTTCCCTTTTGTTATTTAGATTGGGACACTGACTACTTTGATACTTTGTTTTACATATTTTTCACCTGCGTTTGTTTTCTAGCTCTTATTTAGGTGAAAAGATCTGATTTTATTGCTGTAGGCTGACAAGAATCTGGGTCTGGTCCAAGAACataaaagtttaagttatttAAATATTATGTTTTGACGGATAGATTCGCAACGTGATAAAGTTCAGTGGAGATGCAAAGGGAAACGTCAGAAGAGGGAATTTTTATATGTTGATTGTAGATCTAGGCATTCTTTTGATAAATGAGTGAAGACACGAATCCTTTGGTAGATCTATGAAGAGTTGGCGTCACAATTACATCCAGCAACATCAGCAATGTGATATTGACTTTCATGCCATATTTGGACACAAAAATGGAAGAAAAAATTTACCATCTGGAATCTGCCAAATCTTGAGCTTACTGCTTGGTAAGTGCTGGAGCATTTAGTCAAAGTAATTCCCTACAAGGATTCACTTAAATTAAGGCCTGGCTGGCTAGATGATATTTAGTTTAAATGATGAGAAAAATGCAATTAAGATCCTAGTGCAGGATTATTGACTAGTTGATCAATTTTCCAATTTGCTATTCTCTCACtttgaaccttttcaatgtaatatTGATTAAGATAGACTAATATTTTTAACGTGACATTTTTAAAGTAAAACGATACTAAACAAAGTTAGGctttaagaaaaagaagaaaatacaaCTTCTAGCAActtatttgattaaaatataCACGAGAGAAATCATTATGCTCAAAGCCAAGAGCTGAGGAGGGTAAGAAGCTCTTAGAAGCATAATAAATGGCATTGCTTCTACACTTTTTAGTGAGCCAATCAGCTCAATAGGATGTGAACCTTGCTAAGATAGGTTCATTTCATGAATGAGTTCTATGAGTTCCATTTATAATCTTTCTTGTATGGTCTTCCACAATTCTATCATCTGTTCTTAATAGGTTCTCAAGCAGTCAATAAAACTTTGGAGTATTTTTAGCACAAGTTTTACTACAATTTGTCATTGTGTCTATTGATACGTGCTTACCTTGATCTTTTTTTAATGCATCATTGATTATAGGGGCAGTTTGCAATGACCCATCAAGCTGTTTTGGCAACTGTCACAGCTCAGGCACAGATGCAGGCACAAGCTGCATGCCCGTCTTCATCGAATTCAGTGACAAATTCATTTCTGCAGCCTTTGCTGTCTACTGTCAGTCCTATGCCATTGCAACAACTGCCACCACAAACTCCCAAAGTATATTTTTGTTCACCAAAAGGTTAGTTTATTCCTCAATTTTGCCCAAAATCTGAATATGTTTATGGTGTGCAGAAAACACCTGGTGATGTTTACAACTGGCGAAAATATGGGCAGAAGCAAGTAAAGAGCAGTGATAATGCACGAAGCTACTATAGATGCACAGATTCCAATTGTTCAGCTAAGAAAAAAGTTGAGCACTGTCCTGATGGCACTGTTGTCGAAGTAATCTATAGAGGTAAACACAACCATGACCCACCTCAAAAACATAGATACACAAGGGACAGAGGAGCTCAGTCTAGTGGACCCCCTGTAGAGAATGAAAGTTTAGACAATCCGAGCACTGAGCCCGATGAATCAGATCCTTCAACATGTAAGGCTGAACAGAACTCTAACAATGAAACTCCTAAACAACAGTTGTAC comes from the Musa acuminata AAA Group cultivar baxijiao chromosome BXJ1-10, Cavendish_Baxijiao_AAA, whole genome shotgun sequence genome and includes:
- the LOC104000136 gene encoding two-component response regulator ORR24 isoform X1 → MTVEERKGSRDQFPVGMRVLAVDDDPICLKLLEALLVRCQYNVTTTDKAITALKLLRENKDKFDLVISDVHMPDMDGFKLLELIGLEMDLPVITYDAVLSANGETQTVMKGITHGACDYLLKPVRIEELRNIWQHVIRRRKFERRCDNDPDSREDGQKAHIGSSEDGQGVADHNGQSNKKRKDQIEFDEDDSEDNMQENEDPSTQKKPRVVWTVELHRKFVAAVNQLGIDKAVPKKILDLMNVEKLTRENVASHLQKYRLYLKRLSAVAGHQASLVAAVGGRNPSYLHMSSLSGLRNYSTLGGSRQLPTLGSLQLNGLGRINGPSTLGMHGLLPSQTVQLVGLHKNASNPCDDIGKIQRIALPGNHQVNLHQGMPRNSELEQFQQPLLMQETKDHLPASLYGSGLASGPCSGSFPNVPDNALLLQENKQRNQPGGLGKPSSVRMSSSSSELYKIDLPDVSQFPNITDRCNDSWQGAVGSTDYSANTLHISLSHNDFSPGNIGGKFSSMNSHAATKALDESPRVAAGSGGQNRVRPLNENTIAMPAGVNKDPKFSNFNVIGNSGQKWDYTFNSNVISSTSSNSLLPNLRITDAATQCQTPGSVFSNKRLDVDAIGQVHFGPPLVTQNCIIDKSTGDSQLNFRSEYALETASLQSGLNSDGCSFDDLVNAMIKTEHEEVAFTDMDLGCDAYSLGTCM
- the LOC104000136 gene encoding two-component response regulator ORR24 isoform X2 codes for the protein MTVEERKGSRDQFPVGMRVLAVDDDPICLKLLEALLVRCQYNVTTTDKAITALKLLRENKDKFDLVISDVHMPDMDGFKLLELIGLEMDLPVIMLSANGETQTVMKGITHGACDYLLKPVRIEELRNIWQHVIRRRKFERRCDNDPDSREDGQKAHIGSSEDGQGVADHNGQSNKKRKDQIEFDEDDSEDNMQENEDPSTQKKPRVVWTVELHRKFVAAVNQLGIDKAVPKKILDLMNVEKLTRENVASHLQKYRLYLKRLSAVAGHQASLVAAVGGRNPSYLHMSSLSGLRNYSTLGGSRQLPTLGSLQLNGLGRINGPSTLGMHGLLPSQTVQLVGLHKNASNPCDDIGKIQRIALPGNHQVNLHQGMPRNSELEQFQQPLLMQETKDHLPASLYGSGLASGPCSGSFPNVPDNALLLQENKQRNQPGGLGKPSSVRMSSSSSELYKIDLPDVSQFPNITDRCNDSWQGAVGSTDYSANTLHISLSHNDFSPGNIGGKFSSMNSHAATKALDESPRVAAGSGGQNRVRPLNENTIAMPAGVNKDPKFSNFNVIGNSGQKWDYTFNSNVISSTSSNSLLPNLRITDAATQCQTPGSVFSNKRLDVDAIGQVHFGPPLVTQNCIIDKSTGDSQLNFRSEYALETASLQSGLNSDGCSFDDLVNAMIKTEHEEVAFTDMDLGCDAYSLGTCM